Proteins from one Piscinibacter lacus genomic window:
- a CDS encoding flagellar biosynthesis protein, whose protein sequence is MSASARMPEDQAAGLRRRFAAPTLRILPVIANPALAWGGLLLERLAGAAALLDRRTLVVDAGLHAREPGELARFDLAEAIEPLDRHLAYLAARGLPQQHVDAGGSTEAFLDALAEAAPEAELILLHAPAADLARLFGRAVRDGRAPLLRPLVLCDESGAALTEAYAALKLLALRAGLRTHELLLAAAPGSRLAPRIAASLARCADGFLGGVQQHWMGIDPAEPPEQPPAPALVQRLEALMACAYAPPVGEATRRRAEPQGRPVLAPLPALAREAGPPPAPRAAPAARHHAMR, encoded by the coding sequence GTGAGCGCCTCCGCCCGCATGCCCGAAGACCAGGCCGCCGGCCTGCGCCGCCGCTTCGCGGCGCCGACCCTGCGCATCCTGCCGGTGATCGCCAACCCGGCCCTGGCCTGGGGCGGCCTGCTGCTTGAACGCTTGGCCGGCGCCGCCGCCCTGCTCGACCGCCGCACCCTGGTCGTCGATGCCGGCCTGCATGCCCGCGAGCCGGGCGAGCTGGCCCGCTTCGACCTGGCCGAGGCGATCGAGCCGCTCGACCGCCACCTGGCCTATCTGGCCGCGCGCGGCCTGCCGCAGCAGCATGTCGATGCGGGGGGCTCGACCGAGGCCTTCCTCGACGCCCTGGCCGAGGCCGCACCCGAGGCCGAGCTGATCCTGCTGCATGCCCCCGCCGCCGACCTGGCCCGGCTCTTCGGCCGCGCCGTGCGCGACGGCCGCGCGCCCCTGCTGCGCCCGCTGGTGCTGTGCGATGAATCGGGCGCGGCGCTGACCGAAGCCTATGCCGCGCTCAAGCTGCTGGCCCTGCGCGCCGGCCTGCGCACGCACGAGCTGCTGCTCGCCGCAGCGCCCGGCTCGCGGCTGGCGCCGCGCATCGCCGCCAGCCTGGCGCGCTGCGCCGACGGCTTCCTGGGCGGCGTGCAGCAGCACTGGATGGGCATCGACCCGGCCGAGCCCCCCGAGCAGCCGCCCGCCCCGGCCCTGGTGCAGCGCCTGGAGGCGCTGATGGCCTGCGCCTATGCGCCGCCGGTCGGCGAGGCCACGCGGCGACGCGCCGAGCCGCAGGGCCGCCCGGTGCTGGCCCCGCTGCCGGCCCTGGCCCGCGAAGCCGGTCCGCCCCCTGCCCCGCGGGCCGCACCCGCCGCCCGCCATCACGCGATGCGCTGA
- a CDS encoding methyl-accepting chemotaxis protein has protein sequence MLTPFLQRFGRRSAAQVSLVEPGAASPPREVAELRSAVTSIAKLASRLGQDAAQVRGEIDDAARVGQQGASAVQALGVQVREVQASQAGIASTTEASHAAVGRARHAVEQVGQEVAAIVDTLRHVSDAAGQITQIALQTRLVAFNASVEAKRAGEAGRGFGVVADAVKDLSAQVETSSKAIFSTVAELDQRIGALAREIQTREGQKAASQGAFHRALAEVEDGVGRIGEAAAESRSICTRLAEQMGGIEREMQQAVSTLGQANQRSEAFLKAGESLIELVADCGVETEDSPFIRAAQQAAGEIAEALEDALVRGELSEAQLWDEAYRPVEGSNPLQHLTAYNAVSDRLFPAVQERFLALDPKVVFCIATDRNGYIPTHNRIYCQPQRAGDVTWNTANSRWRRIFNDRTGLASARNTRPFLLQTYRRDMGGGHFVLLKEAAAPIVVRGRHWGGMRMAFKF, from the coding sequence ATGCTGACCCCCTTTCTTCAACGCTTCGGACGCCGGTCCGCCGCCCAGGTCAGCCTGGTCGAGCCCGGCGCCGCCAGCCCGCCACGCGAGGTCGCCGAGCTGCGCTCGGCCGTCACCTCCATCGCCAAGCTGGCCTCGCGGCTCGGCCAGGACGCGGCGCAAGTGCGCGGCGAAATCGACGATGCCGCCCGCGTCGGCCAGCAGGGCGCCAGCGCCGTGCAGGCCCTGGGCGTGCAGGTGCGCGAGGTGCAGGCCTCGCAGGCCGGTATCGCCAGCACCACCGAGGCCAGCCATGCCGCGGTCGGCCGTGCGCGCCATGCGGTCGAGCAGGTCGGGCAGGAGGTGGCCGCCATCGTCGACACGCTGCGCCATGTCTCCGACGCTGCCGGGCAGATCACGCAGATCGCCTTGCAGACGCGGCTGGTCGCCTTCAATGCCAGCGTCGAGGCCAAGCGCGCTGGCGAGGCCGGCCGCGGCTTTGGCGTGGTGGCCGATGCGGTCAAGGATCTTTCGGCCCAGGTCGAGACCTCGTCCAAGGCCATCTTCAGCACCGTGGCCGAGCTGGACCAGCGCATCGGCGCCCTGGCCCGCGAGATCCAGACCCGCGAGGGTCAGAAGGCCGCCAGCCAGGGCGCCTTCCACCGCGCGCTGGCCGAGGTCGAGGACGGCGTCGGCCGCATCGGCGAGGCCGCCGCCGAAAGCCGCAGCATCTGCACCCGGCTGGCCGAGCAGATGGGCGGCATCGAGCGCGAGATGCAGCAGGCGGTGAGCACCCTGGGCCAGGCCAACCAGCGCAGCGAAGCCTTCCTCAAGGCCGGCGAGTCGCTGATCGAGCTGGTCGCCGACTGCGGCGTGGAGACCGAGGACAGCCCCTTCATCCGCGCCGCGCAGCAGGCCGCCGGCGAGATTGCCGAGGCGCTGGAGGATGCCCTTGTCCGCGGCGAGCTCAGCGAGGCCCAGCTCTGGGACGAGGCCTACCGCCCGGTCGAGGGCAGCAACCCGCTGCAGCATCTGACGGCCTACAACGCGGTCAGCGACCGGCTCTTCCCGGCCGTCCAGGAGCGTTTTCTCGCGCTGGATCCGAAGGTGGTGTTCTGCATCGCGACCGACCGCAACGGCTACATCCCGACGCACAACCGCATCTACTGCCAGCCGCAGCGCGCCGGCGACGTCACCTGGAACACGGCCAACAGCCGCTGGCGCCGCATCTTCAACGACCGCACCGGCCTGGCCAGTGCCCGCAACACCCGGCCCTTCCTGCTCCAGACCTACCGCCGCGACATGGGCGGCGGCCACTTCGTGCTGCTCAAGGAAGCGGCGGCGCCCATCGTCGTGCGCGGCCGGCACTGGGGCGGCATGCGGATGGCGTTTAAGTTCTGA
- a CDS encoding RNA polymerase sigma factor FliA yields MYTATGRPDTNAVLRQYSPLVRRLAHQMIAKLPANVQLDDLIQAGMIGLADASQRFDLAQGVQFETFASQRIRGAMLDELRGSDWASRGTRKSQREIETAVQQLEHRLGRAPQESEIAAAMGLSLTDYQGLLGKVRGTQLVHLEDMSGDEGDEDFLDRHVPDSGETPMSRLQDRRMREALVQAIEQLPEREKLVMSLYYEQDLNLKEIAAILGVTESRVCQLHSQSIARLRVKMREH; encoded by the coding sequence ATGTACACCGCCACCGGTCGCCCCGACACGAATGCGGTGCTGCGGCAGTACAGCCCGCTGGTGCGCCGCCTGGCGCACCAGATGATCGCCAAGCTGCCGGCCAATGTGCAGCTCGACGACCTGATCCAGGCCGGCATGATCGGCCTGGCCGATGCCTCCCAGCGCTTCGACCTGGCGCAGGGCGTGCAATTCGAGACCTTCGCCAGCCAGCGCATCCGCGGCGCCATGCTCGACGAGCTGCGCGGCAGCGACTGGGCCAGCCGCGGCACCCGCAAGAGCCAGCGCGAGATCGAGACCGCGGTGCAGCAGCTTGAGCACCGCCTCGGCCGCGCGCCGCAGGAAAGCGAGATTGCCGCGGCCATGGGCCTGTCGCTGACCGACTACCAGGGCCTGCTCGGCAAGGTGCGCGGCACCCAGCTCGTGCACCTGGAGGACATGAGCGGCGACGAGGGCGACGAGGACTTCCTCGACCGCCACGTGCCCGACAGCGGCGAGACGCCGATGAGCCGCCTGCAGGACCGCCGCATGCGCGAGGCCCTGGTCCAGGCCATCGAGCAACTGCCCGAGCGCGAGAAGCTGGTGATGAGCCTGTACTACGAGCAGGACCTGAACCTCAAGGAAATCGCCGCCATCCTGGGCGTGACCGAGAGCCGCGTCTGCCAGTTGCACAGCCAGAGCATCGCCCGGCTGCGCGTGAAGATGCGCGAGCACTGA
- a CDS encoding FliH/SctL family protein, whose protein sequence is MPSSDFKPQPLGRPAGAAAAPEAAPPRDEAAAARAHRRLHQHPPEPTPTPGAREPYARFIPREELRSFSAWRPGQLGPTPPEPPEPEAPPPDLEAERAQARAQGRQEGYADGYRDGLVALEGFKQRYAQQLTAPLVALTQQYGEQLDALQALLAEQVADIAVALAREVVRDRVARQPELLVQVAQEALDATLGSARQIVMRVHPDELPRVAEGVGEALAARGARLQADPQIARGGCRVDSELGSVDASLAARWARAVANLGRETPWVEPAVDGASA, encoded by the coding sequence ATGCCTTCGTCTGATTTCAAGCCGCAGCCCCTGGGCCGGCCGGCCGGCGCGGCGGCGGCGCCCGAAGCCGCACCGCCGCGCGACGAGGCCGCTGCCGCCCGGGCGCACCGCCGCCTGCACCAGCATCCGCCCGAGCCCACGCCGACGCCCGGCGCGCGCGAGCCCTATGCCCGCTTCATCCCGCGCGAAGAGCTGCGCAGCTTTAGCGCCTGGCGGCCGGGCCAGCTTGGCCCCACGCCACCCGAGCCGCCCGAGCCCGAGGCCCCGCCGCCCGACCTGGAGGCCGAGCGCGCCCAGGCCCGCGCCCAGGGCCGCCAGGAGGGCTATGCCGATGGCTACCGCGACGGCCTGGTCGCGCTGGAGGGCTTCAAGCAGCGCTATGCCCAGCAGCTCACCGCGCCGCTGGTGGCGCTGACGCAGCAGTACGGCGAGCAGCTCGATGCCCTGCAGGCCCTGCTGGCCGAGCAGGTGGCCGACATTGCCGTGGCCCTGGCCCGCGAGGTGGTGCGCGACCGCGTGGCCCGGCAGCCCGAGCTGCTGGTGCAGGTGGCCCAGGAGGCGCTGGACGCCACCCTGGGCTCGGCCCGCCAGATCGTGATGCGCGTGCACCCCGACGAGCTGCCGCGCGTGGCCGAGGGCGTCGGCGAGGCCCTGGCCGCCCGCGGTGCCCGGCTGCAGGCCGATCCGCAGATCGCCCGCGGCGGCTGCCGGGTCGACAGCGAGCTGGGCAGCGTCGATGCCAGCCTGGCCGCGCGCTGGGCCCGGGCCGTGGCCAATCTGGGCCGCGAGACGCCCTGGGTC
- a CDS encoding NYN domain-containing protein, with protein MHRYAILIDGGFARRALRTRVAADAASFQRLVETLAGHVALRDRLLHRVYFYDATPLEGSRTMPLQGGLVEFGRSPVASESKALFDELKRLPFFSLRMGETALNGWQVDPKALEAATTEALTVTAAQIKPRITQKGVDMRIGMDIAALTLKQHVQCIVLVSGDSDFVPAMKFARREGVQVFLCALGRRVRPAMLEHSDLVLEVDRPRSGAEIAAV; from the coding sequence ATGCACCGCTACGCCATCTTGATCGACGGCGGATTCGCCCGGCGTGCCCTGCGGACCCGTGTGGCCGCCGACGCAGCCAGCTTTCAGCGCCTGGTTGAGACCCTAGCGGGCCATGTCGCGCTGCGGGATCGCCTCCTGCACCGGGTCTACTTCTACGACGCAACGCCCCTTGAAGGCTCGCGGACGATGCCGCTGCAAGGTGGCTTGGTCGAGTTTGGGCGCAGCCCGGTGGCTTCGGAATCCAAAGCCTTGTTCGACGAGCTGAAGCGCCTTCCATTCTTTTCGTTGCGAATGGGCGAGACTGCGCTCAACGGCTGGCAGGTGGACCCCAAGGCGCTGGAAGCCGCCACGACCGAGGCCCTCACGGTCACGGCTGCGCAGATCAAGCCCCGCATCACGCAAAAGGGCGTAGACATGCGCATCGGGATGGATATCGCCGCACTGACGCTCAAGCAGCACGTGCAGTGCATCGTCCTGGTGTCAGGCGATAGCGATTTCGTCCCTGCAATGAAGTTTGCCCGTCGGGAGGGTGTCCAGGTTTTCCTGTGTGCCCTTGGCCGCCGTGTTCGGCCCGCCATGCTTGAGCACAGTGATCTGGTGCTTGAGGTTGATCGGCCCAGGTCCGGGGCTGAGATAGCGGCCGTTTAG
- the fliE gene encoding flagellar hook-basal body complex protein FliE → MDVKLKPFDFAQAAARAGMSQVADRVAAKLRESAAATAGEAPAASAPPSFQDSFRLALRQVSQAQLEAGGLQREVQLGNPTVSLEQTMVAMQKAQIGFQAALTVRNKLVQAYSDVMNMQV, encoded by the coding sequence ATGGACGTCAAGCTCAAGCCCTTCGACTTCGCCCAGGCCGCGGCCCGGGCGGGCATGTCGCAGGTCGCGGATCGTGTCGCGGCCAAGCTCCGCGAAAGCGCCGCCGCGACCGCGGGCGAGGCCCCGGCCGCCAGTGCCCCGCCCAGCTTCCAGGACAGCTTCCGCCTGGCCCTGCGCCAGGTCAGTCAGGCCCAGCTCGAAGCCGGCGGCCTGCAGCGCGAAGTGCAGCTCGGCAACCCCACGGTCAGCCTGGAGCAGACCATGGTCGCGATGCAGAAGGCGCAGATCGGCTTCCAGGCCGCACTCACCGTGCGCAACAAGCTGGTCCAGGCTTACTCAGACGTGATGAACATGCAGGTCTGA
- the flhF gene encoding flagellar biosynthesis protein FlhF, which produces MNVQRYTGRSSREAMQKMRAALGEEAVVLSTRQTSQGVEMLAMAPQALAAAHRLAAQADAAEPHAPAAPAPAAGDEVTQDVQKLAMSTLSFQDYVRERLLRKRQAALQPPAAAAPASPAQARPEAAARPPAAPRPSPAAAPASPPAARRMPAAAEAQDRSEASPRRTPAAAGSSDEPHAAGARRAPPAPPERLPLLADPVDMAVHAVEQRVARRRVAAITPEPAPAEAARPAAPSSGESAMIHELRAMKGLIEERFGALAFMERLQRHPAQARLTQRLLDCGFSTALIRKLVDALPATPAEADEIGWASGVLECNLLTGEREAALEEQGGIYALIGSTGVGKTTSTAKLAAAFATRHGASQLGLITLDAYRVGAQEQLRSYGRILGVPVHTAHDRASLEDLLDLLSAKKMVLIDTAGVAQRDSRTHELLEMVAHASIRRVLVLNASAQGETLEDVVQRYRSARVEGVVLSKLDEAVKLAPALDALIRHRMKVLAIANGQRVPEDWHRLSAQALVQRALRGGGSPAWRFDSGEMNLVFAAPLPAREPASRLFKPPVR; this is translated from the coding sequence ATGAACGTCCAGCGCTACACCGGCCGCAGCTCCCGCGAGGCCATGCAGAAGATGCGCGCCGCGCTGGGCGAGGAGGCCGTCGTCCTCTCCACCCGCCAGACGAGCCAGGGCGTCGAGATGCTGGCCATGGCCCCCCAGGCCCTGGCCGCCGCCCACCGGCTGGCCGCGCAGGCCGATGCGGCCGAGCCGCATGCGCCGGCTGCCCCGGCCCCGGCCGCGGGCGACGAGGTTACCCAGGATGTGCAGAAGCTGGCGATGAGCACCCTGTCCTTCCAGGACTATGTGCGTGAACGCCTGCTGCGCAAGCGCCAGGCGGCCCTGCAGCCGCCCGCCGCGGCAGCGCCGGCCAGCCCGGCGCAGGCCCGGCCCGAGGCCGCAGCCCGCCCGCCCGCCGCCCCAAGGCCCAGCCCCGCAGCGGCCCCGGCCAGCCCGCCCGCCGCGCGCCGCATGCCGGCTGCTGCCGAGGCCCAGGACCGGTCCGAAGCCAGCCCCCGCCGCACCCCGGCCGCAGCCGGCTCATCCGATGAGCCGCATGCCGCCGGCGCCCGCCGCGCCCCGCCGGCCCCGCCCGAGCGCCTGCCCCTGCTGGCCGATCCGGTCGACATGGCCGTGCATGCGGTGGAGCAGCGCGTCGCGCGCCGCCGGGTCGCGGCCATCACGCCCGAGCCGGCGCCGGCCGAAGCCGCCCGCCCGGCTGCGCCGAGCAGCGGCGAGTCGGCCATGATCCATGAGCTGCGCGCGATGAAGGGCCTGATCGAGGAACGCTTCGGTGCCCTGGCCTTCATGGAGCGCCTGCAGCGCCATCCGGCCCAGGCCCGCCTGACCCAGCGCCTGCTGGACTGCGGCTTCTCGACCGCGCTGATCCGCAAGCTCGTCGATGCCCTGCCCGCCACCCCGGCCGAGGCCGACGAGATCGGCTGGGCCAGCGGCGTGCTCGAATGCAATCTGCTGACCGGCGAGCGCGAGGCCGCGCTGGAGGAGCAGGGCGGCATCTATGCCCTGATCGGCTCGACCGGCGTCGGCAAGACCACCTCCACCGCCAAGCTGGCCGCGGCCTTCGCCACCCGCCACGGCGCCTCGCAGCTCGGCCTGATCACGCTCGACGCCTACCGCGTCGGCGCGCAGGAGCAACTGCGCAGCTACGGCCGCATCCTCGGCGTGCCGGTGCACACCGCGCACGACCGCGCCTCGCTGGAAGACCTGCTCGACCTGCTCTCGGCCAAGAAGATGGTGCTGATCGACACGGCCGGCGTGGCCCAGCGCGACAGCCGCACCCATGAGCTGCTGGAGATGGTGGCGCATGCCTCGATCCGCCGCGTGCTCGTGCTCAATGCCTCGGCCCAGGGCGAGACGCTGGAGGACGTGGTGCAGCGCTACCGCAGCGCGCGGGTGGAGGGCGTGGTGCTGAGCAAGCTCGACGAAGCCGTCAAGCTCGCCCCCGCGCTCGATGCCCTGATCCGCCACCGCATGAAGGTGCTGGCCATCGCCAACGGCCAGCGCGTGCCGGAGGACTGGCACCGCCTGAGCGCGCAGGCCCTGGTGCAGCGCGCGCTGCGCGGCGGCGGCAGCCCGGCCTGGCGCTTCGACAGCGGCGAGATGAACCTGGTCTTCGCCGCGCCGCTGCCGGCACGCGAACCGGCCTCGCGCCTGTTCAAGCCGCCCGTCCGCTGA
- the fliF gene encoding flagellar basal-body MS-ring/collar protein FliF codes for METALAAANPMPLGGTPNASPPGLLQRLGTLPPGRKWMLGGGVLALLALALLLGTAGSRPDYKVLYANLSDKDGGAILAQLSQMGVPYKHADGGAAILVPADKVHDVRLKLASAGLPKGSIVGFELMDSARFGQTQFQERLTFQRGLEGELTRSISALSAVQAARVHLALPNQNGFFRAQQKPSASVLLTLHAGRMLDRAQIAGIVHLVSASVPEMTPQSVSVLDQSGALLSDPPEGSPAPGLDAQQLQYVQQIERSYAQRINELLEPVVGRDNLRATVTAEVDFSETEATSEEFRPNQGEKAAPAVRSQQTLETGPGGATAVPTGVPGAASNQPPTPASAPVNGPAQTLAGASTGSTGGNGRRESTVNYEIDRTVRVTRGASGQVRRVNAAVVVNHRSVTDAKGKTTSQPLSDEELEKLTALVRESVGFNAERGDSVKVVNAPFRITAPEAEPEIPLWQQPELQELVRSLALPVGIALLALIIVFGAIRPALKAARPVERPAGPRLDTVVDDVGTLPMPGGEAAVALGGPSAQGLPALEAPATDRRLDQARTLARENPAAVATIMRQWVSKDA; via the coding sequence ATGGAGACTGCCCTGGCTGCTGCCAACCCGATGCCGCTAGGCGGCACCCCCAACGCCAGCCCGCCCGGCCTGCTTCAGCGCCTGGGCACGCTGCCGCCGGGCCGCAAGTGGATGCTGGGCGGCGGCGTGCTGGCCTTGCTGGCCCTGGCCCTGCTGCTGGGCACGGCGGGCAGCCGGCCGGACTACAAGGTGCTCTACGCCAACCTGTCGGACAAGGACGGCGGCGCCATCCTGGCCCAGCTCTCGCAGATGGGCGTGCCCTACAAGCATGCCGACGGCGGCGCGGCCATCCTGGTGCCCGCGGACAAGGTGCATGACGTGCGGCTCAAGCTGGCTTCGGCCGGCCTGCCCAAGGGCTCGATCGTCGGCTTCGAGCTGATGGACAGCGCGCGCTTCGGCCAGACCCAGTTCCAGGAGCGGCTCACCTTCCAGCGCGGTCTGGAGGGCGAGCTGACCCGCTCGATCTCGGCCCTCTCGGCCGTGCAGGCCGCCCGCGTGCACCTGGCCCTGCCCAACCAGAACGGCTTCTTCCGCGCCCAGCAAAAGCCCAGCGCCAGCGTGCTGCTGACCCTGCATGCCGGCCGCATGCTGGACCGGGCGCAGATCGCCGGCATCGTGCACCTGGTCAGCGCCAGCGTGCCGGAGATGACGCCGCAGTCGGTCAGCGTGCTGGACCAGAGCGGCGCCCTGCTGTCCGACCCGCCCGAGGGCAGCCCCGCGCCCGGCCTGGACGCGCAGCAGCTCCAGTACGTGCAGCAGATCGAGCGCAGCTATGCCCAGCGCATCAACGAGCTGCTGGAACCGGTGGTCGGCCGCGACAACCTGCGTGCCACCGTGACGGCCGAGGTCGACTTCTCCGAGACCGAGGCCACCTCCGAGGAATTCCGTCCCAACCAGGGCGAGAAGGCCGCGCCCGCGGTACGCAGCCAGCAGACCCTGGAGACCGGCCCGGGCGGCGCGACCGCCGTGCCCACCGGCGTGCCGGGCGCGGCCAGCAACCAGCCGCCGACGCCGGCCTCGGCCCCCGTCAACGGCCCGGCTCAGACCCTGGCCGGCGCCAGCACCGGCAGCACCGGCGGCAACGGCCGGCGCGAATCGACGGTGAACTACGAGATCGACCGCACCGTGCGCGTGACGCGCGGCGCCAGCGGCCAGGTGCGGCGCGTGAATGCGGCCGTGGTGGTCAACCACCGCAGCGTGACCGATGCCAAGGGCAAGACGACGAGCCAGCCGCTCAGCGACGAGGAGCTGGAGAAGCTGACCGCGCTGGTGCGCGAGAGCGTGGGCTTCAATGCCGAGCGCGGCGATTCGGTGAAGGTGGTCAATGCGCCCTTCCGCATCACCGCGCCCGAAGCCGAGCCCGAGATCCCGCTGTGGCAGCAACCCGAGCTGCAAGAGCTGGTGCGCAGCCTGGCCTTGCCGGTGGGCATCGCGCTGCTGGCGCTGATCATCGTCTTCGGTGCGATCCGCCCGGCGCTGAAGGCGGCGCGGCCGGTCGAGCGGCCGGCCGGCCCGCGGCTGGACACCGTGGTTGACGACGTCGGCACCCTGCCGATGCCCGGCGGCGAGGCCGCGGTCGCGCTGGGCGGCCCGTCGGCCCAGGGCCTGCCGGCGCTGGAGGCCCCGGCCACCGACCGGCGGCTCGACCAGGCCCGCACCCTGGCGCGCGAGAACCCGGCCGCGGTGGCCACCATCATGCGCCAGTGGGTCAGCAAGGACGCCTGA
- the fliG gene encoding flagellar motor switch protein FliG produces MDDQGLEDAAILLMSLGEEEAAEVFRHLSPKEVQRLGETIARMKTVPRDRVETVLQRFTDDAADTTLLVNDTDEYVKSVLRKALGEDKANLLIDRILQGGDVSGIESLKWMDPGSVAELLRNEHPQIVAAILVHLEFDQASEVLKQFSERQRNEVMVRVATLDGIQPSALKDLNEVMSKVLAGGERTKKSSMGGVKTASEIINMMGSSVETSVLDFIRTADPDLAQKIMDNMFTFDDLMKVDDRGIQALLKEVQSESLVIALKGATAELRERIFANMSSRAAETLREDLESRGPVRLSEVEAEQKEMLKIVRRLADEGQIVLGGGGDDAFV; encoded by the coding sequence ATGGACGACCAGGGACTGGAAGACGCCGCGATCCTGCTGATGTCGCTCGGCGAAGAGGAAGCGGCCGAGGTCTTCCGCCATCTCTCGCCGAAGGAAGTGCAGCGCCTGGGCGAGACCATCGCCCGCATGAAGACCGTGCCGCGCGACCGGGTCGAGACGGTGCTGCAGCGCTTCACCGACGATGCGGCCGACACCACGCTGCTCGTCAACGACACCGACGAATACGTCAAGAGCGTGCTGCGCAAGGCCCTGGGCGAGGACAAGGCCAACTTGCTGATCGACCGCATCCTGCAGGGCGGCGATGTCTCGGGCATCGAGAGCCTGAAGTGGATGGACCCGGGCTCGGTGGCCGAGCTGCTGCGCAACGAGCATCCGCAGATCGTCGCGGCCATCCTCGTGCACCTGGAGTTCGACCAGGCCTCCGAGGTGCTCAAGCAGTTCAGCGAGCGCCAGCGCAACGAGGTGATGGTGCGGGTGGCCACGCTCGACGGCATCCAGCCCAGCGCGCTCAAGGACCTCAACGAGGTCATGAGCAAGGTGCTGGCCGGCGGCGAGCGGACCAAGAAGTCCTCGATGGGCGGGGTCAAGACGGCCTCGGAAATCATCAACATGATGGGCTCCAGCGTCGAGACCTCGGTGCTGGACTTCATCCGCACGGCCGACCCGGACCTGGCGCAGAAGATCATGGACAACATGTTCACCTTCGACGACCTGATGAAGGTCGACGACCGGGGCATCCAGGCCCTGCTCAAGGAGGTGCAGAGCGAGTCGCTGGTCATCGCGCTCAAGGGCGCCACGGCCGAGCTGCGCGAGCGCATCTTCGCCAACATGTCCAGCCGCGCGGCCGAGACGCTGCGCGAGGACCTGGAGTCGCGCGGCCCGGTGCGCCTGTCCGAAGTCGAGGCCGAGCAGAAGGAAATGCTGAAGATCGTCCGCCGCCTGGCCGACGAAGGCCAGATCGTGCTGGGCGGAGGCGGCGACGATGCCTTCGTCTGA